Proteins from a single region of Pseudorasbora parva isolate DD20220531a chromosome 22, ASM2467924v1, whole genome shotgun sequence:
- the LOC137058881 gene encoding uncharacterized protein translates to MTDTVEAAKVKEANKGKPYTRPLSPEVVLDKAKKSLSLYHGDLANRKHLLGFFEIQFGVFRGQTFRWVAENALGYAAYLVAAIKRDPTGGSKDSQEHAHNKGSFREYIELFPSGRIAIAMKEEQYAGQSATTQLTPPTQHTGPTQITPPTQHTATTHTSTASLRSLLVGKLPTQKSMTKTVKRLISPVKATPSLAQARARPSATLTRPTASSEAHTGPSATLTHPTASSEAHTGPSATLTRPTASSEAHTGPSATLTRPTASSEAHTGPSATLTRPTASSEAHTGPSATLTRPSVSTEIDDSTLLAEANKFEEAHVGLRRVCLPAGWINTLPEVDQRWMSKALFRWSAQGHPELIFSRVDKLWWYPPQVPLKTSKSPPLENYFGHPLLLWMPRKLWQVKLTCPHPDCQKDLLTSAGLHQKIRQVFAFGKMYFVASEYLACRRCKRKVISWSHDIVSQLDIGHRVQFPCILTSKLACDIEVVSLMRQRGLGNSSSQIQRKLQERHAEVWLEKTVQYLTDCKGIASAVTSNLILPVTFEPALSMPSVPKHRWLMQVYAQDVLQRLDEIKATITSQYGRILKMDSTKKVARKLAGRSYGTATWATNVGNEHGQVIMSVLTASEGFGLGPMIEGLIKRYRVAGVAPPEIMYVDRDCCGNTLLRRMFEEWDQMTIRLDIWHFMRRFAVGCTTDSHQLYATFMSRLSHCIFMWDQDDLTALKKAKRAELEADRKPSSEADVLRCISRSELALHCRRTTRGTKETLALIESHIQAFDGDAGRDTLGVPLINSARMREILKSQRKHVACIQDPVGVQLYMQTGTVVKGGHRLPTYRCARGSTSLESFHLHLNRFIPGTLASDTFFQAYLLDGLARWNEDRAVAATTDEQQSHSYNHLLRHAVNTLAEEVMGKKIIPYVGPRKYTGELIGVEYLYQQTGKVLQDYKLAIEESETTEVGTEVDEDYAELEEIHDITVPTFDTERTPASSSEASVSAASCPTPPATSPMSSLSVVPPSPVPSPVFKPMSSLSVVPPSPVPSSVFKPMSSLSVVPPSPVPSPVFSSLHTHSKPALSPEAHSFPVDQLSTETPHLPTSEENTSHDDSVGPDNIEGYGAVQDLAEFLVSLRDHRLALTGDECVKIITLWQAMGEYDKNKTIYSPRHKTTLKQGRFRATKKIVAPGVESTKRCFVGAHSPAQWPDCNRVVEAIFTRLCALYPNAVRCDGVRVSRFTMVARAYKHIRECIITNAKVMTETTIQLPEVNAATVTQWFSRRCKSQEQDILKQGIQAPGAPMAGPEKLPAAMQKGPILYSANLAEPHLFVLPPNTAGEAKLKGRSQPQTISQAPPSHQMTHPVIAPAPPVSLPFVLPSVQLPPVPGTSQMMFFNIPFLSAMPPSPQTQTPSQDVPYSTQQYRKRKQERENTGTVTRKYVRKTDVIMCKKCKKERKPPSHLQYFGNWYCKESETQSYSEWRAVLEERGYRRKKTGNDNPPGS, encoded by the exons ATGACAGATACAGTGGAAGCGGCAAAGGTGAAGGAGGCTAACAAAGGAAAGCCGTACACAAGACCCCTGTCCCCAGAGGTAGTGCTGGACAAGGCCAAGAAAAGCTTAAGTCTGTACCACGGAGATCTAGCTAACAGAAAACACCTGCTAGGTTTCTTTGAAATCCAGTTTGGTGTATTTCGCGGGCAAACATTTAGGTGGGTGGCTGAAAATGCCCTGGGGTATGCTGCTTACCTGGTGGCAGCTATAAAGAGGGACCCCACAGGAGGCAGCAAAGACTCCCAAGAACATGCCCACAACAAGGGGAGTTTCAGGGAGTATATCGAGCTTTTCCCTTCTGGCAGAATTGCCATTGCCATGAAGGAAGAGCAATATGCTGGGCAATCTGCTACCACCCAGCTCACTCCCCCCACACAGCACACTGGCCCCACACAAATCACTCCCCCTACCCAGCACACTGCCACCACCCATACTTCCACTGCCTCTCTCCGCTCCCTCTTGGTTGGGAAGTTGCCTACCCAGAAAAGCATGACCAAGACCGTAAAAAGGCTGATTTCCCCCGTCAAAGCCACACCTT CTTTGGCCCAGGCACGTGCACGGCCCTCAGCCACCCTCACACGCCCGACTGCCTCCTCTGAGGCACACACAGGACCCTCAGCCACCCTCACCCACCCGACTGCCTCCTCTGAGGCACACACAGGACCCTCAGCCACCCTCACCCGCCCGACTGCCTCCTCTGAGGCACACACAGGACCCTCAGCCACCCTCACCCGCCCGACTGCCTCCTCTGAGGCACACACAGGACCCTCAGCCACCCTCACCCGCCCGACTGCCTCCTCTGAGGCACACACAGGACCCTCAGCCACCCTCACCCGCCCCTCTGTGTCCACTGAGATAGATGACAGCACACTGCTGGCAGAGGCAAATAAGTTTGAGGAGGCACATGTGGGAT TACGACGAGTCTGTCTTCCAGCTGGATGGATAAATACCCTGCCTGAAGTGGACCAGAGGTGGATGTCCAAGGCCCTGTTCAGGTGGTCAGCACAAGGGCATCCTGAGCTAATCTTTAGCAGGGTGGACAAACTTTGGTGGTATCCTCCACAGGTGCCACTGAAGACCAGTAAGTCTCCTCCCTTAGAGAATTACTTTGGCCATCCCCTGCTGCTCTGGATGCCACGAAAACTGTGGCAAGTGAAGCTGACCTGTCCGCATCCAGACTGTCAGAAAGACCTTCTGACCTCAGCTGGCTTGCATCAAAAGATCAGACAGGTGTTTGCCTTCGGTAAGATGTACTTTGTGGCATCTGAGTACCTGGCCTGCCGAAGATGTAAGAGGAAGGTCATCAGCTGGAGCCATGATATCGTCTCCCAGCTCGACATTGGCCACAGGGTGCAGTTCCCTTGCATTCTCACATCAAAACTTGCATGTGACATCGAGGTAGTAAGTTTGATGCGTCAGCGAGGACTGGGAAACAGCAGCAGCCAGATCCAGCGCAAGTTGCAGGAGCGTCATGCTGAGGTGTGGTTGGAAAAAACAGTCCAGTATCTGACAGATTGCAAGGGGATTGCCAGTGCTGTCACATCAAACCTGATCCTGCCTGTGACATTTGAACCTGCTCTTTCAATGCCTTCTGTCCCTAAGCACCGGTGGCTAATGCAGGTGTATGCCCAGGATGTCCTGCAAAGGCTGGACGAAATCAAGGCCACTATAACATCTCAATATGGTCGTATCTTAAAAATGGATTCTACTAAAAAAGTGGCCAGAAAACTAGCAGGACGCAGCTATGGCACCGCTACATGGGCAACCAACGTTGGAAATGAGCATGGACAGGTGATCATGTCCGTGCTCACAGCCAGTGAAGGCTTTGGTCTCGGACCAATGATTGAAGGCCTCATCAAGCGATACAGAGTGGCTGGGGTGGCTCCTCCTGAGATAATGTATGTTGACCGAGACTGCTGTGGCAACACTCTTCTGAGGAGGATGTTTGAAGAGTGGGACCAAATGACCATCCGGTTAGATATATGGCACTTCATGCGGAGATTTGCTGTGGGGTGCACCACCGACTCTCACCAGCTGTATGCAACATTTATGAGTCGCCTCAGCCACTGTATTTTCATGTGGGACCAGGACGACCTGACTGCACTTAAGAAGGCGAAGCGCGCAGAGCTGGAAGCTGACCGGAAACCATCATCCGAGGCTGATGTGCTGCGCTGTATCAGCCGTAGTGAGCTAGCCCTACATTGCAGGAGAACCACTCGTGGGACCAAGGAGACCCTGGCGCTGATTGAGAGCCATATTCAGGCCTTTGATGGAGATGCTGGTCGTGACACTCTGGGAGTACCACTAATAAATTCAGCCCGGATGAGAGAGATCTTAAAGTCCCAGCGGAAGCATGTGGCCTGCATCCAGGATCCTGTAGGTGTGCAGCTCTACATGCAGACTGGCACTGTAGTGAAGGGAGGGCACCGCCTGCCAACCTACCGCTGTGCCAGAGGTTCCACTTCGCTTGAGTCATTTCACCTACACCTTAACAGATTCATCCCAG GTACGCTGGCAAGTGACACCTTCTTCCAGGCGTACCTTTTGGATGGACTTGCAAGGTGGAATGAGGACCGGGCTGTGGCAGCAACAACAGATGAGCAGCAGTCACATTCTTATAATCATCTTCTGCGCCATGCTGTCAATACTCTTGCAGAGGAGGTTATGGGCAAGAAAATCATCCCATATGTTGGGCCAAGAAAGTACACTG gtgAACTTATTGGAGTGGAGTACCTTTACCAGCAAACTGGTAAAGTTCTGCAGGACTATAAGTTGGCCATTGAAGAGTCAGAGACGACTGAGGTTGGTACAGAGGTGGATGAAGATTATGCTGAACTTGAGGAGATTCACGACATCACTGTCCCCACCTTCGACACAGAACGGACACCTGCTTCTTCTTCAGAAGCATCAGTGTCTGCAGCATCATGTCCAACCCCTCCAGCAACCAGCCCCATGTCATCACTGTCTGTGGTCCCTCCATCACCAGTCCCATCGCCTGTTTTCAAGCCCATGTCATCACTGTCTGTGGTCCCTCCATCACCAGTCCCATCGTCTGTTTTCAAGCCCATGTCATCACTGTCTGTGGTCCCTCCATCACCAGTGCCATCGCCTGTTTTTAGCTCACTACACACTCATTCAAAGCCTGCACTCTCTCCTGAAGCTCATAGCT TCCCAGTGGACCAATTATCCACAGAAACTCCTCATCTACCAACATCTGAAGAGAACACTTCACATGAT GATTCTGTTGGACCTGATAATATTGAGGGGTATGGAGCCGTGCAGGACTTGGCAGAGTTTTTGGTTAGCCTTAGAGATCACCGTCTGGCCTTGACTGGAGACGAGTGCGTCAAGATCATCACCCTATGGCAAGCAATGGGGGAGTATGACAAGAACAAGACCATTTACTCACCACGTCATAAAACCACCTTAAAACAGGGACGATTCAGGGCTACAAAGAAGATTGTGGCACCAGGTGTGGAGAGCACAAAAAG GTGTTTCGTTGGGGCTCATAGTCCTGCACAGTGGCCTGACTGCAACCGAGTGGTGGAGGCCATCTTCACAAGGCTCTGTGCTCTCTACCCAAACGCGGTGCGCTGTGACGGAGTGAGGGTGTCCCGCTTCACAATGGTGGCACGAGCTTACAAGCACATCCGAGAGTGCATCATCACCAATGCTAAGGTGATGACCGAGACCACCATCCAGCTCCCAGAAGTGAACGCTGCAACAGTCACACAATG GTTCAGCAGACGCTGCAAGTCACAGGAGCAGGACATTTTAAAGCAGGGAATCCAAGCCCCAGGCGCACCCATGGCAGGACCTGAGAAGCTTCCTGCAGCTATGCAGAAAGGACCAATTCTGTATTCAGCCAATCTGGCTGAGCCTCACCTGTTTGTCCTCCCACCAAACACTGCTGGGGAGGCAAAACTCAAGGGGAGGTCCCAACCTCAGACCATCTCCCAGGCTCCACCATCGCATCAAATGACACATCCTGTCATTGCACCAGCACCACCTGTCTCTCTCCCTTTCGTTCTACCATCTGTGCAGCTTCCTCCAGTGCCTGGTACCTCACAGATGATGTTCTTCAACATCCCATTTCTTTCAGCTATGCCACCATCACCTCAAACACAGACACCCAGTCAAGATGTTCCTTACTCCACTCAGCAATACCGAAAGAGAAAACAGGAGAGGGAAAACACTGGAACTGTCACAAGAAAATATGTGAGGAAGACAGATGTTATTATGTGCAAAAAGtgtaaaaaagagagaaagccaCCATCACATCTTCAGTACTTCGGCAACTGGTACTGCAAAGAGTCTGAGACTCAGTCATATAGTGAATGGAGGGCTGTGCTAGAGGAACGAGGTTATAGGAGAAAAAAAACTGGAAATGACAACCCTCCAGGTTCTTAA